The following are from one region of the Candidatus Rokuibacteriota bacterium genome:
- a CDS encoding branched-chain amino acid ABC transporter permease: MSGVFHAAILFLVAAGLQVVFGVQKIFNLACGSFYALGAYVGVSAVQAFTAAGGPPWLFVLPLAAAGLGVGAVGVIVERGLLRFVYDRDETFQLLLTFAVVLMMEDALRLTWGTAPRSTSALYLTYGQVRLLGAAVPVYNLIVIGASLAIALGIGWLLTRTVFGRIIRATADNREMAEALGVDIGRVYARVFTLGTALGTLGGALVIPATAAMSEMGIELIVEAFAVVVIGGLGSMRGAFVGALVVGILRSVAISVYPELEMLVIYLIVIAVLVLRPRGLFGGAAA; encoded by the coding sequence ATGAGCGGCGTCTTCCACGCCGCCATCCTCTTCCTGGTCGCGGCCGGGCTCCAGGTGGTCTTCGGCGTCCAGAAGATCTTCAACCTGGCCTGCGGCTCCTTCTACGCTCTGGGCGCCTACGTGGGCGTCTCCGCCGTGCAGGCCTTCACCGCCGCCGGCGGCCCGCCCTGGCTGTTCGTGCTCCCGCTGGCCGCGGCGGGGCTCGGCGTGGGCGCCGTGGGCGTCATCGTCGAGCGCGGGCTGCTGCGCTTCGTCTACGACCGCGACGAGACCTTCCAGCTCCTCCTGACCTTCGCGGTGGTCCTGATGATGGAGGACGCCCTCCGGCTGACCTGGGGCACCGCCCCCCGCTCCACGTCCGCGCTCTACCTCACCTACGGCCAGGTGCGGCTCCTCGGGGCCGCGGTCCCCGTCTACAACCTGATCGTCATCGGCGCGAGTCTCGCCATCGCGCTGGGCATCGGCTGGCTCTTGACGCGCACCGTCTTCGGCCGCATCATCCGGGCCACCGCCGACAACCGCGAGATGGCCGAGGCGCTGGGCGTGGACATCGGGCGTGTGTACGCCCGGGTCTTCACGCTGGGCACCGCGCTCGGCACGCTGGGCGGGGCGCTGGTGATTCCCGCCACGGCGGCCATGAGCGAGATGGGCATCGAGCTCATCGTCGAGGCCTTCGCGGTGGTCGTGATCGGCGGCCTCGGGAGCATGCGCGGTGCCTTCGTCGGCGCGCTCGTCGTCGGCATCCTGCGCTCCGTGGCGATCTCCGTGTACCCGGAGCTCGAGATGCTCGTGATCTACCTCATCGTCATCGCCGTGCTGGTGCTTCGCCCGCGGGGCCTCTTCGGGGGCGCCGCGGCGTGA
- a CDS encoding branched-chain amino acid ABC transporter permease, translating into MLPFMAYGVVLLGLNLLFGYSGLVSFGHALFIGVGAYAGAFLTGRFGVRHLEAIVLVAGGLGALVAMPVGALCVRYVKIYFGMLTLAFGMVFYTFLLKFYRLTGGDEGMPVLRPFLLGQDLGAMPKTDYLAGPYYYYSLAVLVVAVLGMWRIVHSPFGLCLRTIRDNPVKAETLGVSVTRYRWFAFVISAAYAAAGGALLGPPTGNVDPTLAYWTHSGNIVFMTLLGGFGSFFGPLLGAFVFIYLQDFVMSLVPYWRLVFGAILAAIVIFAPGGLMGLFARGRPVEVARG; encoded by the coding sequence ATGCTGCCGTTCATGGCCTATGGTGTCGTCCTCCTGGGACTCAACCTGCTCTTCGGCTACTCGGGCCTCGTCTCCTTCGGACATGCGCTCTTCATCGGCGTCGGCGCTTACGCGGGGGCCTTCCTCACGGGGCGCTTCGGCGTGCGGCACCTCGAGGCGATCGTGCTGGTGGCCGGGGGGCTCGGCGCGCTGGTCGCGATGCCGGTGGGCGCCTTGTGCGTCCGCTACGTGAAGATCTACTTCGGCATGCTCACGCTCGCCTTCGGCATGGTCTTCTACACCTTCCTCCTGAAGTTCTACCGGCTCACGGGCGGCGACGAGGGCATGCCGGTGCTCCGCCCGTTCCTGCTGGGGCAAGATCTCGGCGCCATGCCGAAGACGGACTACCTGGCGGGGCCGTACTACTACTACTCGCTGGCCGTGCTGGTGGTGGCCGTCCTCGGCATGTGGCGCATCGTCCACTCGCCCTTCGGCCTGTGCCTGAGGACCATCCGCGACAACCCGGTCAAGGCCGAGACCCTCGGCGTGAGCGTCACGCGCTACCGCTGGTTTGCCTTCGTCATCTCCGCCGCGTATGCCGCCGCGGGCGGGGCGCTGCTGGGCCCGCCCACGGGCAACGTGGACCCGACGCTCGCCTACTGGACCCACTCGGGCAACATCGTCTTCATGACGCTCCTGGGCGGCTTCGGGAGCTTCTTCGGGCCGCTCCTCGGCGCCTTCGTGTTCATCTACCTCCAGGACTTCGTCATGTCCCTGGTGCCGTACTGGCGGCTCGTTTTCGGCGCCATCCTCGCCGCCATCGTCATCTTCGCCCCCGGCGGGCTCATGGGGCTCTTCGCCCGCGGCCGGCCCGTCGAGGTGGCACGGGGATGA
- a CDS encoding ABC transporter ATP-binding protein, with translation MILQAEGVRKFYGQFCALDGVSFAVAAGEFVSIIGPNGAGKSTLINVLTGVLSPSAGTVRFKERDIRGIGPVALARLGMARSFQLVQVFPDLTVLETLQAAVISRLGRGMRLFASLRRDREVQEGALEVAELFGLAGKRHALAKTLPQGDKKLLDVASAFALRPEIILLDEPTSGVSTADKTAIMEILVAASRRIGIRAILQVEHDMDIVFGYSDRIIALHQGRVLADASPAEIRSDARVVDMVIGRKHAPGRAP, from the coding sequence ATGATCCTCCAGGCCGAGGGGGTGCGGAAGTTCTACGGGCAGTTCTGCGCGCTGGACGGGGTGAGCTTCGCCGTCGCGGCGGGGGAGTTCGTCTCGATCATCGGCCCCAACGGCGCGGGCAAGTCCACCCTGATCAACGTCCTGACGGGGGTGCTCAGTCCCAGCGCCGGGACGGTGCGCTTCAAGGAGCGCGACATCCGCGGCATCGGCCCGGTGGCCCTGGCCCGGCTCGGCATGGCGCGCTCCTTCCAGCTGGTCCAGGTCTTCCCGGACCTCACGGTGCTCGAGACGCTGCAGGCCGCCGTCATCTCCCGTCTCGGCCGCGGCATGCGCCTCTTCGCCTCCCTCCGGCGGGACCGCGAGGTGCAGGAGGGGGCGCTGGAGGTGGCCGAGCTGTTCGGGCTCGCAGGGAAGCGGCACGCGCTGGCGAAGACGCTGCCCCAGGGGGACAAGAAGCTCCTCGACGTGGCCTCGGCCTTCGCGCTCCGCCCCGAGATCATCCTGCTCGACGAGCCCACGAGCGGCGTGAGCACGGCCGACAAGACCGCCATCATGGAGATCCTGGTGGCGGCCTCCCGCCGCATCGGCATCCGGGCCATCCTCCAGGTCGAGCACGACATGGACATCGTCTTCGGCTACTCGGACCGCATCATCGCCCTGCACCAGGGTCGGGTCCTGGCCGACGCCTCGCCCGCCGAGATCCGGTCCGATGCGCGCGTGGTGGACATGGTGATCGGCCGCAAGCACGCCCCGGGGCGAGCGCCGTGA
- a CDS encoding ABC transporter ATP-binding protein: MLAVEAIDVYIHASHILRRLSVEVGAREVVCLVGRNGAGKTTTLRAIMGYLRPRAGSIRFKGAPIDGVPTHEIAQRGIAFAPEDSGIFADLTVAENIEISTWTRPGGRPAAERLELAYGIFPVLRGYAARKGPEMSGGERKMLTIARALALDPDMLLLDEPFEGLSPAIIPAVSEGIAQITQLGHAILMAESNIHHVPEFVARLYVIERGEIIFAGRPEEVHGDRAVMRVIGGAA, encoded by the coding sequence ATGCTCGCGGTGGAGGCGATCGACGTCTACATCCACGCCAGCCACATCCTCCGGCGCCTTTCCGTGGAGGTGGGCGCGCGCGAGGTGGTGTGCCTCGTGGGCCGCAACGGCGCCGGCAAGACCACGACGCTGCGGGCCATCATGGGCTATCTCCGCCCGCGGGCCGGCAGCATCCGCTTCAAGGGCGCGCCGATCGACGGTGTCCCCACCCACGAGATCGCGCAGCGCGGGATCGCCTTCGCGCCCGAGGACAGCGGCATCTTCGCGGACCTCACCGTGGCCGAGAACATCGAGATCTCCACGTGGACCAGGCCCGGAGGCCGCCCCGCCGCGGAGCGCCTCGAGCTGGCCTACGGCATCTTCCCGGTCCTGCGCGGCTACGCCGCCCGCAAGGGCCCGGAGATGAGCGGCGGCGAGCGGAAGATGCTCACCATCGCGCGCGCCCTGGCGCTGGACCCGGACATGCTCCTCCTGGACGAGCCCTTCGAGGGGCTCTCCCCCGCCATCATCCCGGCGGTGAGCGAGGGCATCGCCCAGATCACGCAGCTCGGGCATGCGATCCTCATGGCCGAGTCCAACATCCACCACGTCCCGGAGTTCGTGGCGCGGCTCTACGTGATCGAGCGGGGGGAGATCATCTTCGCGGGCCGGCCGGAGGAGGTCCACGGAGACCGCGCGGTGATGCGCGTCATCGGAGGGGCCGCGTGA
- a CDS encoding alpha/beta hydrolase has product MPAPLEPIVGRYLRLTLDGRPHRVYFEEAGQGIPLVCLHTAGADGRQFRHLMNDEAVTRHYRVLAFDMPWHGKSLPPPDWQEVEYRLTTAGYVSLILTFCQALGLQRPVVLGCSIGGKIVLELARLHPERFRALIGLESAAYQAPWYDDTGWLHRPDVHGGEVCGALMSGLIAPQSPAETRWDTLWGYMQGGPGIFRGDLYFYRVDGDFRDRVGQIDTSRCPLYLLTGEYDFSCTPGDTRWTAERIPGARLTIMREIGHFPMSENPAQFRGYILPVLDEIRQTMR; this is encoded by the coding sequence CTGCCGGCGCCGCTCGAGCCCATCGTCGGCCGCTATCTCCGCCTCACCCTCGACGGGCGTCCCCACCGGGTCTACTTCGAGGAGGCGGGGCAGGGCATCCCGCTGGTCTGCCTGCACACCGCCGGCGCCGACGGCCGGCAGTTCCGCCACCTGATGAACGACGAGGCGGTGACCCGGCACTACCGCGTGCTCGCCTTCGACATGCCCTGGCACGGCAAGTCGCTGCCGCCTCCGGACTGGCAGGAGGTCGAGTACCGGCTCACCACGGCGGGGTATGTGAGCCTCATCCTGACCTTCTGCCAGGCGCTCGGGCTCCAGCGCCCGGTCGTCCTCGGTTGCTCCATCGGCGGCAAGATCGTGCTGGAGCTGGCCCGGCTGCACCCGGAGCGCTTCCGGGCGCTCATCGGGCTCGAGTCGGCCGCTTACCAGGCGCCCTGGTACGACGACACGGGGTGGCTGCACCGGCCGGACGTCCACGGGGGCGAGGTGTGCGGAGCGCTCATGTCCGGGCTCATCGCCCCCCAGAGCCCGGCCGAGACGCGCTGGGACACGCTCTGGGGCTACATGCAGGGCGGCCCCGGCATCTTCAGGGGCGACCTCTACTTCTATCGGGTGGACGGAGATTTCCGGGATCGGGTGGGCCAGATCGACACCTCGCGCTGCCCGCTCTACCTCCTCACCGGGGAGTACGACTTCTCCTGCACGCCGGGGGACACGCGCTGGACGGCCGAGCGTATCCCCGGCGCCCGGCTCACGATCATGCGGGAGATCGGCCACTTCCCCATGAGCGAGAACCCCGCCCAGTTCCGCGGCTACATCCTGCCCGTTCTCGACGAGATCAGGCAGACGATGCGCTGA
- a CDS encoding methionine synthase has translation MTPGLPLIPSTVCGSHGKAGWWYAAVKAFEAGQLGPGDMEEMFADAADTAIRDMERAGLDIITDGEVRRLDGYVDSYYAIIKGIQPLPVRRKAGPWGYDQQTRYEAVGHIETPPGGLGIVKEFAYLKAHTARRTKATCAGPLTFGSRIHPGQTYKGVVDVAERFAEVINEELKGLVAAGADFIQIDEPARGNVPGQEMARLFNRATEGVKAKLAFHVCFGNRFGRSRFDRSYRPYFPGLLEARADQFVLEFAGRELSELDLWKEYGQDRELGAGVIDVKGFYPDTPEEVARRIRRVLAVCRPERLYVNPDCGFGWSPRYMCNQKIRALAAGAVLARQELAGQG, from the coding sequence ATGACGCCTGGGCTGCCGCTCATCCCGTCTACCGTCTGTGGCTCGCATGGCAAGGCCGGCTGGTGGTACGCCGCCGTCAAGGCCTTCGAGGCGGGCCAGCTGGGCCCCGGCGACATGGAGGAGATGTTCGCCGACGCCGCCGACACGGCCATCCGTGACATGGAGCGCGCGGGGCTCGACATCATCACCGACGGCGAGGTCCGCCGGCTCGACGGCTATGTCGACTCCTACTACGCCATCATCAAGGGGATACAGCCGCTTCCCGTGAGGCGAAAGGCCGGCCCCTGGGGCTATGACCAGCAGACGCGCTACGAGGCCGTGGGGCACATCGAGACCCCGCCGGGCGGGCTCGGCATCGTCAAGGAGTTCGCCTACCTCAAGGCCCACACCGCCAGGCGCACCAAGGCCACCTGCGCGGGGCCGCTCACCTTCGGCTCCCGCATCCATCCGGGCCAGACGTACAAGGGCGTGGTGGACGTGGCCGAGCGCTTCGCCGAGGTGATCAACGAGGAATTGAAGGGGCTCGTCGCCGCCGGCGCCGACTTCATCCAGATCGACGAGCCGGCGCGCGGCAATGTCCCGGGGCAGGAGATGGCGCGGCTCTTCAACCGCGCCACCGAGGGGGTCAAGGCGAAGCTCGCCTTCCACGTCTGCTTCGGCAACCGCTTCGGCCGCTCGCGCTTCGACCGCTCCTACCGCCCGTACTTTCCGGGGCTCCTGGAGGCGCGGGCCGACCAGTTCGTGCTGGAGTTCGCCGGACGCGAGCTGTCGGAGCTGGACCTCTGGAAGGAGTACGGACAGGACCGCGAGCTGGGGGCGGGGGTCATCGACGTCAAGGGTTTCTACCCGGACACCCCCGAGGAGGTCGCCCGGCGCATCCGCCGGGTGCTCGCGGTCTGCAGGCCCGAGCGCCTCTACGTGAATCCCGACTGCGGCTTCGGCTGGTCCCCCCGCTACATGTGCAACCAGAAGATCCGGGCGCTGGCCGCCGGCGCGGTCCTCGCGCGCCAGGAGCTCGCCGGACAGGGGTGA
- a CDS encoding type II toxin-antitoxin system Phd/YefM family antitoxin — protein MKTLPLAEAKAKLSRLVDRVASLDEQVLITRNGRPAAVLLSPDEYEEWTETRAIRSDRELMAEIRRGLRGLRKKGKIYTLEELLPRE, from the coding sequence ATGAAGACGCTCCCCCTGGCCGAGGCCAAGGCGAAGCTCAGCCGCCTGGTGGACCGCGTGGCGAGCCTGGACGAGCAGGTCCTCATCACCCGAAACGGGCGGCCCGCCGCCGTCCTGCTGAGCCCGGACGAGTACGAGGAATGGACGGAGACGCGCGCGATCCGGTCGGATCGCGAGCTCATGGCCGAGATCCGCCGCGGGCTGCGAGGGCTCAGGAAGAAGGGGAAGATCTACACGCTGGAGGAGCTGCTTCCCCGCGAGTAG
- a CDS encoding type II toxin-antitoxin system RelE/ParE family toxin, giving the protein MPGSLEALIRSLHPELKRKLRAALDVIRADPAAGKELRDELAGLRGFRLGRFRIVYRLGPRRLIELVAIGPRRSIYEETLRLVRRDRER; this is encoded by the coding sequence ATCCCGGGCTCCCTCGAGGCGCTGATCCGGAGTCTGCATCCCGAGCTCAAGCGCAAGCTTCGCGCAGCCCTGGACGTGATCCGGGCGGACCCGGCCGCCGGAAAGGAGCTCCGCGATGAGCTCGCGGGGCTCCGGGGCTTTCGGCTCGGTCGGTTCCGGATCGTCTACCGGCTGGGCCCGCGGCGCCTGATCGAGCTGGTCGCCATCGGGCCCCGCCGCAGCATCTACGAGGAGACCCTGCGTCTCGTGCGCCGCGACCGCGAACGGTAA
- a CDS encoding phosphotransferase has translation MAGQRQPAAGTVEVRESHRFDVAALEVYLRAHVAGFSGPLTVRQFQGGQSNPTYYLQTPAREYVLRRKPPGKLLPSAHAVDREYRVITALGTTGVPVPRTYALCEDPQVVGTAFYVMECVHGRVITDPRLPGMSPAGRTATYDAMNDVLARLHSVDYKAVGLGDFGRPGNYFARQIHRWTSQYRASETETIEAMDRLIGWLPGHIPPDDTTTIVHGDYRLGNMILHPTEPRVLAVLDWELCTLGHPLADLAYNCMPYHLRADVMEGFEGADLPALGIPSEETYLAAYCRRTGRPAIEDWDFYVAFSMFRLAAIAQGIMGRVLAGTANDPNARLRGERARPLADAAWAILAPRAT, from the coding sequence ATGGCAGGTCAGAGGCAGCCCGCGGCGGGCACGGTGGAGGTGCGGGAGAGCCACCGCTTCGACGTGGCCGCGCTCGAGGTGTACCTGAGGGCGCACGTGGCGGGCTTCTCGGGCCCGCTCACGGTGCGGCAGTTCCAGGGCGGCCAGTCCAACCCGACCTACTATCTCCAGACGCCCGCGCGGGAATACGTGCTCCGCCGCAAGCCGCCGGGCAAGCTGCTGCCCTCGGCGCATGCGGTGGACCGGGAATACCGCGTGATCACGGCGCTGGGAACCACGGGCGTGCCGGTGCCGAGGACCTATGCGCTCTGCGAGGACCCGCAGGTGGTGGGCACTGCCTTCTACGTCATGGAATGCGTGCACGGGCGCGTCATCACCGACCCGCGGCTGCCGGGGATGAGCCCGGCCGGGCGCACGGCCACCTACGACGCCATGAACGACGTGCTGGCGCGCCTGCACAGCGTGGACTACAAGGCGGTGGGGCTCGGCGACTTCGGGAGGCCGGGCAACTACTTCGCCCGTCAGATCCACCGCTGGACCTCCCAGTACCGCGCCTCCGAGACCGAGACGATCGAGGCCATGGACCGGCTCATCGGGTGGCTCCCGGGCCACATCCCCCCGGACGACACCACGACCATCGTCCACGGTGACTACCGCCTCGGGAACATGATCCTCCACCCCACGGAGCCGCGGGTCCTGGCGGTGCTGGACTGGGAGCTCTGCACCCTCGGGCATCCGCTGGCGGACCTCGCCTACAACTGCATGCCCTACCATCTGAGGGCGGACGTCATGGAGGGCTTCGAGGGGGCGGACCTCCCCGCGCTCGGCATCCCCTCCGAGGAGACCTACCTCGCCGCCTACTGCCGGCGCACGGGACGGCCGGCCATCGAGGACTGGGACTTCTACGTCGCCTTCTCCATGTTCCGGCTGGCCGCCATCGCCCAGGGCATCATGGGCCGGGTGCTGGCCGGCACCGCCAACGATCCCAACGCGCGGCTGCGCGGCGAGCGGGCGCGGCCCCTCGCCGACGCGGCCTGGGCCATCCTGGCCCCGCGCGCCACCTGA
- a CDS encoding enoyl-CoA hydratase/isomerase family protein — protein MSTPVEYQRRGAVGIITVNNPPVNALSTAVRQGIADGLAQVAADPEARAAVIIGSGRTFIAGADIREFGKPLQPPDLNEVIRRIEQSTKPVVAALHGTALGGGFEVALGCHYRCAVPTAQLGFPEVKLGLLPGAGGTQRLPRVVGVEAALRMITSGDPVPAAQAKALGLVDEIVPGELLDGAVAFAERLAAEGKPLRKISEMQDKVGGVAPGVFDEFRKGLARSARGFEAPQRCADAVQAAATLPFPEGLKRERELFTGLMQGTQSKAQIHVFFSEREVTKIPDVPKETPVKPIGRAAVIGAGTMGGGIAMNFANAGIPVRVLEMSQEALDRGLAVVRKNYAATVEKGRLSQADMDRRMSLIGGTLSYDEIGSADIVVEAVFEEMAVKKQVFGVLDKAARPDAILATNTSTLDIDEIASATSRPGQVIGTHFFSPANVMRLLEIVRGARTSKETIATAMELARKIRKVGVLVGNCDGFVGNRMLHSYIREAEFLLAEGALPQQVDKVIFGFGLPMGPFTMGDLAGLDVGWRIRKGKAASRPKHLRYSPIGDRICEMGRFGQKTGAGWYRYEKGSRTPIPDPEIEALIVRTSKEQGIERRQISDDEILKRCMYPLINEGARILEEGKALRASDIDIIYIYGYGFPVYRGGPMFYGDTVGLDRVYDDICAFQKVHGEFWQPAPLLERLAREGKRFRDL, from the coding sequence ATGTCCACCCCGGTCGAGTACCAGCGCCGCGGCGCAGTCGGCATCATCACCGTCAACAACCCGCCCGTCAACGCGCTCTCCACCGCCGTGCGCCAGGGGATCGCCGATGGGCTCGCCCAGGTCGCGGCCGACCCCGAGGCCCGGGCCGCCGTCATCATCGGCAGCGGGCGAACCTTCATCGCGGGCGCGGACATCCGGGAGTTCGGCAAGCCGCTCCAGCCGCCGGATCTCAACGAGGTGATCCGGCGGATCGAGCAGAGCACGAAGCCCGTGGTGGCGGCGCTGCACGGCACGGCGCTCGGCGGCGGCTTCGAGGTCGCGCTGGGCTGCCACTATCGCTGCGCCGTGCCCACCGCGCAGCTGGGCTTCCCCGAGGTGAAGCTCGGCCTCCTGCCCGGAGCCGGCGGCACCCAGCGGCTGCCGCGGGTCGTGGGCGTCGAGGCCGCGCTCAGGATGATCACGAGCGGCGATCCCGTTCCCGCAGCCCAGGCCAAGGCGCTCGGCCTCGTGGACGAGATCGTCCCGGGCGAGCTCCTCGACGGCGCCGTGGCCTTCGCCGAGCGGCTCGCCGCCGAGGGGAAGCCCCTCCGGAAGATCTCGGAGATGCAGGACAAGGTGGGGGGCGTGGCGCCAGGCGTCTTCGACGAGTTCCGCAAGGGGCTGGCGAGGAGCGCCCGCGGCTTCGAGGCGCCCCAGCGCTGCGCCGACGCGGTCCAGGCGGCGGCGACGCTGCCCTTCCCCGAGGGACTCAAGCGGGAGCGCGAGCTGTTCACGGGGCTCATGCAGGGCACGCAGTCGAAGGCCCAGATCCACGTCTTCTTCTCCGAGCGCGAGGTGACGAAGATCCCCGACGTGCCCAAGGAGACGCCGGTCAAGCCCATCGGGCGCGCGGCCGTCATCGGCGCGGGCACCATGGGCGGCGGCATCGCCATGAACTTCGCCAATGCCGGCATCCCCGTGCGCGTGCTGGAGATGTCGCAGGAGGCCCTCGACCGCGGCCTCGCCGTCGTCCGGAAGAACTACGCCGCGACCGTGGAGAAGGGGCGGCTCTCCCAGGCCGACATGGACAGGCGGATGAGCCTCATCGGCGGCACGCTCTCCTACGACGAGATCGGCTCGGCCGACATCGTGGTGGAGGCCGTCTTCGAGGAGATGGCCGTCAAGAAGCAGGTCTTCGGCGTCCTCGACAAGGCCGCTCGCCCCGACGCCATCCTCGCCACCAACACTTCCACGCTCGACATCGACGAGATCGCCTCCGCGACCTCGCGGCCGGGGCAGGTCATCGGCACCCACTTCTTCAGCCCCGCCAACGTCATGCGCCTGCTGGAGATCGTCCGCGGCGCCCGGACCTCGAAGGAGACCATCGCCACGGCCATGGAGCTGGCGCGGAAGATCCGCAAGGTGGGCGTGCTCGTGGGCAACTGCGACGGCTTCGTGGGCAACCGGATGCTCCACAGCTACATCCGCGAGGCGGAGTTCCTCCTGGCGGAAGGCGCCCTGCCCCAGCAGGTGGACAAGGTGATCTTCGGTTTCGGCCTGCCCATGGGGCCCTTCACCATGGGCGATCTGGCCGGGCTGGACGTGGGCTGGCGGATCCGCAAGGGCAAGGCGGCGAGCCGCCCGAAGCATCTCCGCTACTCGCCCATCGGCGACAGGATCTGCGAGATGGGGCGCTTCGGCCAGAAGACGGGCGCCGGCTGGTACCGCTACGAGAAGGGCAGCCGCACCCCCATCCCCGATCCAGAGATCGAGGCGCTCATCGTCAGGACCTCGAAGGAGCAGGGCATCGAGCGGCGGCAGATCTCGGACGACGAGATCCTCAAGCGCTGCATGTACCCCTTGATCAACGAGGGCGCGAGGATCCTCGAGGAGGGCAAGGCGCTCCGCGCCAGCGACATCGACATCATCTACATCTACGGCTACGGCTTCCCCGTCTACCGCGGCGGCCCCATGTTCTACGGTGACACCGTGGGTCTCGACCGCGTGTACGACGACATCTGCGCCTTCCAGAAGGTCCACGGCGAGTTCTGGCAGCCGGCGCCGCTGCTGGAGCGGCTGGCGCGGGAGGGCAAGCGCTTCCGGGACCTGTAG
- a CDS encoding type II toxin-antitoxin system VapC family toxin, translating to MRELRALVVDSSVAVKWFLPETGSDAAAPLLEGERALVAPDLLYPEVGNVLWKRVRRGELTPGEGGAVLGALTRIGLEIVPSAPLMPLALDIACRAGRTLYDSLYLAVAVMKRTALVTADRRLFDAVRKGPLAPHVLWLGDVR from the coding sequence ATGAGGGAGCTGCGCGCCCTCGTGGTGGACTCGAGCGTGGCGGTCAAGTGGTTCCTGCCCGAAACCGGCAGCGATGCTGCCGCGCCGCTGCTGGAGGGCGAGCGCGCCCTGGTGGCGCCCGACCTGCTCTATCCGGAGGTGGGGAATGTCCTCTGGAAGCGCGTCCGCCGTGGCGAGCTGACGCCCGGAGAGGGAGGGGCTGTCCTGGGCGCGCTCACCCGGATCGGCCTGGAGATCGTCCCCTCGGCCCCACTCATGCCCCTGGCGCTCGACATCGCGTGCCGGGCCGGCCGGACGCTCTACGACAGCCTCTACCTGGCGGTCGCGGTGATGAAGCGCACCGCGCTCGTGACGGCGGACCGCCGTCTCTTCGACGCCGTCCGGAAGGGGCCGCTGGCCCCGCACGTGCTCTGGCTCGGCGATGTCCGCTGA
- a CDS encoding Arc family DNA-binding protein, with product MPSVLLRDLDPATVDRLKARARRHHRSLQAELRAILERASREGGDIRAAVRQMRALFAGRHFGDSAALIRRDRAR from the coding sequence ATGCCCAGTGTCCTGCTGCGCGATCTCGACCCTGCCACCGTGGACCGGCTCAAGGCGCGGGCTCGCCGTCACCACCGCTCGCTGCAGGCCGAGCTGAGGGCCATCCTGGAGCGAGCCAGCAGGGAAGGCGGGGACATCCGGGCGGCTGTCCGGCAGATGCGCGCCCTGTTCGCCGGGCGCCACTTCGGAGACAGCGCCGCATTGATTCGCCGCGACCGCGCCAGATGA